The following coding sequences lie in one Candidatus Planktophila sulfonica genomic window:
- a CDS encoding S26 family signal peptidase: MAKHASMIIEGDSMEPTYSAGDWLMGRWANYKVTGLNRIKVGDVVVIERDEQPGIFYVKRVSETRLSGDQLPAIYLLSDNPAGTDSRTWGWIPVTSVRAKIQFRMKRARGRKKS, from the coding sequence ATGGCAAAGCATGCATCGATGATTATTGAAGGCGATTCGATGGAGCCCACCTATAGCGCCGGCGATTGGTTAATGGGGCGCTGGGCTAACTACAAAGTCACCGGCCTCAACCGCATCAAAGTCGGTGATGTTGTCGTGATAGAACGCGATGAACAGCCCGGAATCTTCTATGTAAAGCGCGTGAGTGAAACCCGCTTATCAGGCGATCAGCTTCCAGCAATCTATCTATTGAGCGATAACCCCGCAGGAACTGATTCACGCACCTGGGGTTGGATTCCTGTTACTTCAGTGCGCGCAAAGATTCAATTCCGAATGAAAAGAGCCCGCGGAAGAAAAAAGAGCTAG
- a CDS encoding thioesterase family protein, producing MRPAEEVLGAVGFSVLSVRPGDTCVTMGVSDLPVVAPSIYLSLMESACVAALSEYLDAGETTFLTHSSLEIVGSATAGVEIRANARVINIEGRELTFECEVYDGERHLAQAEIRRATVERLSFLARTAAQSLIQ from the coding sequence ATGAGACCTGCAGAAGAGGTATTGGGAGCCGTTGGCTTCTCTGTTCTCTCTGTTCGCCCCGGCGATACCTGCGTAACTATGGGAGTTTCAGATCTTCCTGTAGTTGCACCATCTATCTATCTCTCACTGATGGAGAGTGCATGTGTTGCAGCGCTATCTGAATACTTAGATGCTGGCGAGACTACTTTTCTTACCCATTCATCTCTGGAAATTGTCGGCTCTGCAACCGCTGGCGTTGAAATCCGCGCCAATGCACGCGTTATTAATATTGAAGGGCGCGAGCTCACATTCGAGTGCGAGGTTTATGACGGTGAACGCCATCTTGCACAAGCAGAAATAAGAAGAGCGACTGTCGAGCGATTATCTTTCCTCGCTCGTACAGCCGCTCAATCTTTAATTCAATAA
- the sodN gene encoding superoxide dismutase, Ni, whose product MRNILTPKITVHAHCDLPCGVYDPAQAKIEALSVKACMEKYAANPDADFRSRSVAIKEERSHQVKEHLWVLWTDYFKAPHFEKYPQLHSLFNEATKLAGAAGTKGTQDIAVADSLIAKIDEIAAIFWETKKA is encoded by the coding sequence ATGAGAAATATTCTTACACCGAAAATTACTGTCCACGCACACTGCGACCTTCCATGTGGTGTCTACGATCCTGCTCAAGCAAAGATCGAAGCGCTCTCAGTGAAGGCTTGCATGGAAAAGTATGCAGCTAACCCAGATGCAGATTTCCGTTCACGCTCTGTGGCAATTAAGGAAGAGCGTTCACATCAGGTTAAGGAGCACCTCTGGGTTCTCTGGACTGATTACTTCAAGGCTCCACACTTTGAGAAGTACCCACAGTTGCACTCACTCTTCAATGAGGCGACAAAGCTTGCAGGAGCTGCAGGAACAAAGGGAACTCAAGATATTGCAGTTGCAGATTCATTGATCGCAAAGATCGATGAGATTGCAGCGATCTTCTGGGAGACCAAGAAGGCTTAA
- a CDS encoding glutaredoxin domain-containing protein, translating to MSTPVQELGLSGQEFVMFSTDWCGYCKRLKSQLNENGITFREINVEQEMNYASFVEEVNGGNRVVPTLLFSDGVALTNPSVIAVKEKLASL from the coding sequence ATGAGCACTCCAGTTCAAGAGCTTGGTTTATCGGGACAAGAGTTCGTTATGTTCAGCACCGATTGGTGTGGATATTGCAAGCGACTCAAGAGCCAGCTCAATGAAAATGGAATTACATTCCGTGAGATCAATGTTGAGCAAGAGATGAACTATGCATCTTTCGTTGAAGAGGTAAATGGCGGAAACCGCGTTGTTCCAACTCTTTTGTTCTCAGATGGAGTTGCACTTACCAATCCATCAGTGATTGCAGTGAAAGAGAAGCTCGCTAGCCTCTAG
- the aroA gene encoding 3-phosphoshikimate 1-carboxyvinyltransferase: MTAHELWPAPFRGRKPVSSRVTIPGSKSVTNRALILAAQADSPSTLRRPLISRDSELMSAGLQAMGVAITGNDDAWTVTPAPLQGPAKVDVGNAGTVMRFLPPLAALAQGDISFDGDPRSYERPLGPVIKALEELGIEIEHEGRYSLPMVIKAKGSIPGGELTIDASASSQFLSALLLVAPSMTNGITAQHRGGSLPSMPHIDMTVQMLRDFGATVHVDKSAESWRVEPGTLRGQDLVIEPDLSNASPFLSIAMVCGGSITIADWPKSTTQPGDQLREIFTQMGARVEFTADGLTLTGGDAIHGIDIDLHDVGELTPSIAALAALADSPSHLRGIGHLRLHETDRLAALTREINSLGGNVVEEETALHITPAPLHGGTFHTYEDHRLATAGAVIGLVVPDILVENVATTRKTLTDFPGLWNSLVL, from the coding sequence ATGACAGCACATGAACTCTGGCCCGCGCCCTTTCGCGGACGAAAGCCAGTTTCCTCACGCGTCACTATCCCGGGTTCAAAGTCGGTAACAAACCGAGCTCTCATCCTTGCTGCACAAGCTGATTCACCATCGACACTTCGCCGACCACTGATTTCGCGCGACTCTGAATTGATGTCTGCCGGCCTGCAAGCAATGGGCGTTGCGATTACTGGCAATGACGATGCTTGGACTGTAACTCCGGCGCCTCTTCAAGGACCAGCAAAGGTTGATGTTGGGAATGCTGGAACGGTAATGCGCTTTCTTCCACCTCTTGCAGCCCTTGCACAAGGTGATATCTCATTCGATGGTGATCCGCGTTCTTACGAACGACCACTTGGCCCAGTCATAAAAGCGCTTGAAGAACTTGGCATTGAAATTGAACATGAAGGTCGCTATTCACTTCCAATGGTGATTAAAGCTAAAGGATCTATTCCTGGCGGCGAACTAACAATTGATGCAAGCGCATCAAGCCAATTCTTATCTGCACTTCTGCTAGTTGCTCCAAGTATGACCAACGGAATTACTGCGCAACATCGCGGTGGTTCACTGCCATCAATGCCGCATATCGATATGACTGTGCAGATGCTTCGCGATTTCGGTGCGACCGTTCATGTCGATAAGAGCGCTGAAAGCTGGAGAGTTGAACCAGGCACACTTCGTGGACAAGATCTGGTGATCGAACCCGATCTATCGAATGCCTCACCATTCTTATCAATCGCAATGGTCTGCGGTGGAAGTATCACAATCGCTGATTGGCCAAAGAGCACTACTCAACCTGGTGATCAACTGCGCGAGATCTTTACCCAAATGGGTGCGCGCGTTGAATTTACTGCCGATGGTTTAACTCTTACCGGTGGCGATGCAATTCATGGAATCGATATTGATCTCCATGATGTTGGCGAGCTCACTCCCTCTATTGCAGCGCTTGCAGCTCTCGCAGATTCTCCTTCGCACCTACGCGGTATCGGCCATCTGCGTCTGCATGAAACAGATCGTCTAGCTGCCCTAACCCGCGAAATTAACTCACTTGGTGGCAACGTGGTCGAAGAGGAGACAGCTCTGCACATCACTCCTGCGCCTTTGCATGGTGGAACTTTCCACACATATGAAGACCATCGCCTTGCAACAGCAGGAGCCGTCATCGGTTTAGTCGTGCCTGATATTCTCGTTGAAAATGTTGCTACAACACGTAAGACCCTGACTGATTTCCCAGGGCTCTGGAATAGTTTGGTTCTATGA
- a CDS encoding sigma-70 family RNA polymerase sigma factor — translation MTSKDLVLESAADRTIRFERDALVFTNQLYAAALRYTKNPEDARDLVQDTYLKAFASFHQFEEGTNLRAWLYRVLTTTFINTYRKGQRQPQIANNELEDWQVAEAQSHTSDLGKSAEQEALENLPDSDIKRALHEIPEEFRIVVYLADVEGFSYKEIAEIVGAPAGTVMSRLHRGRKQLREKLASYAKELGYTTDAPATDSSKSKKKGGAE, via the coding sequence ATGACATCGAAAGATTTGGTACTAGAAAGCGCTGCCGATCGCACCATTCGGTTCGAGCGCGATGCTCTGGTGTTTACAAATCAGTTATATGCAGCAGCACTTCGCTATACAAAGAACCCTGAAGATGCGCGCGATCTTGTGCAAGATACCTACCTCAAGGCATTTGCTTCATTCCATCAATTTGAAGAAGGTACCAACTTACGTGCTTGGCTCTATCGAGTACTCACAACAACATTTATCAATACCTATCGCAAAGGTCAGCGCCAGCCGCAGATTGCCAATAATGAACTCGAAGATTGGCAAGTAGCAGAGGCGCAATCACATACAAGTGATCTCGGAAAGTCTGCAGAACAAGAAGCACTTGAAAACCTTCCTGATAGCGATATCAAACGCGCACTGCATGAAATTCCTGAAGAATTCCGCATCGTTGTCTATCTTGCAGATGTCGAAGGCTTTTCTTATAAAGAGATTGCAGAGATAGTCGGCGCACCTGCAGGAACTGTCATGTCACGTCTTCACCGCGGACGTAAACAGCTGCGCGAAAAACTTGCCTCCTATGCAAAGGAGCTCGGTTACACAACCGATGCCCCAGCTACCGACTCTTCAAAATCAAAGAAGAAGGGAGGCGCAGAATGA
- a CDS encoding SOS response-associated peptidase, translating to MCGRYAQTLGAEEIVERFELAGSTLDQSLPLNWNIAPTNDIYIIRNESDSRILDSASWGIIAPWQKSFADARASQSHAINARSESIHEKPTFRHAFRTSRCLIPATGYYEWATSLGKYAPKQPFYISREDREQLSIAGIWSSWQSEKGQVIQSAAIITREAVGELATIHSRMPVFMPIERWNDWLDPQSRDINRLINMMNIPEPDAGLVAQPVASRVNVVANNGPELIIPIELGAPETLF from the coding sequence ATGTGCGGTAGATATGCCCAGACTCTTGGCGCTGAAGAGATAGTAGAGCGCTTTGAATTAGCAGGTTCGACTCTCGATCAATCGCTGCCGCTCAATTGGAATATCGCACCGACCAACGATATTTACATAATCCGCAATGAATCTGATTCTCGAATTCTCGATTCTGCATCATGGGGGATTATCGCGCCATGGCAGAAATCATTTGCTGATGCCCGCGCATCGCAATCACATGCGATCAATGCGCGCAGCGAATCCATTCACGAGAAGCCAACATTTCGCCACGCCTTTAGAACTTCACGTTGTTTGATTCCTGCAACTGGTTATTACGAATGGGCGACTTCACTTGGCAAGTACGCACCAAAGCAACCGTTTTATATTTCCCGCGAAGATCGAGAACAACTTTCTATCGCTGGAATTTGGAGTTCATGGCAGAGTGAAAAAGGGCAGGTAATTCAGAGCGCTGCAATCATTACTCGCGAAGCAGTTGGCGAACTTGCAACGATTCACAGTCGCATGCCGGTCTTCATGCCGATCGAACGGTGGAACGATTGGCTCGATCCACAATCACGCGACATCAACCGCTTGATAAATATGATGAATATTCCCGAGCCAGATGCGGGGCTCGTTGCCCAACCCGTTGCGTCTAGAGTCAACGTAGTAGCAAACAACGGCCCTGAACTAATTATTCCCATTGAACTCGGAGCGCCAGAGACCCTCTTTTGA
- a CDS encoding anti-sigma factor family protein produces the protein MSYIEIQCGEVLASVVFIIEGELQEIPQAAAIQSHLVTCAPCSAELEHERLMQQMLQDVLKRTCDEQAPEDLHQSIHRQLRAQMAGAGATEVVTQFSMTEISIEIDEFGNVEHREIQIEQTHIQHFIDDED, from the coding sequence ATGAGCTACATCGAGATTCAATGCGGCGAAGTTTTAGCATCAGTCGTATTTATTATTGAAGGCGAACTACAAGAGATTCCTCAAGCTGCCGCCATCCAATCTCACCTAGTTACTTGCGCACCATGTTCTGCCGAACTTGAGCATGAACGTTTGATGCAGCAGATGTTGCAAGATGTCCTCAAGCGCACCTGCGATGAGCAAGCACCCGAAGATCTCCACCAAAGCATTCACCGCCAACTTCGCGCACAGATGGCAGGGGCAGGCGCTACTGAAGTAGTAACCCAATTCAGCATGACTGAGATTTCAATTGAGATTGATGAATTTGGAAATGTGGAGCATCGAGAAATTCAGATCGAACAGACACATATCCAGCACTTTATCGACGACGAGGACTAA
- the rsgA gene encoding ribosome small subunit-dependent GTPase A, translated as MSPREYDESDARIRPSRTTRRRTKDRPSHSDSITAFVTTVDRGRTTCVTDDGVVITAMKARELGPKSVVVGDLVEIVGDVTGTEGTLARIVTVNERTNSLSRTVDDAARVERTIVANIDQLLIVVASANPEPRRGLIDRFLVSAFHESIKPIIVVTKVDVSPVPDFIKEYAALGVDIITTSSKSEDRAKDVAGILEILDEKISVLVGHSGVGKSTLINDLVPEADRMTGDVNDVTGRGRHTSSSAIALPLVNGGWIIDTPGIRAFGLAHLNKERIIESFPDIYQVTQTCMPNCSHHEASCALNPWIDSDAALHDERLIRVTSLRSLLEVKPLTDE; from the coding sequence ATGAGTCCACGCGAATACGACGAATCGGATGCACGTATCCGACCATCTCGCACAACGCGTAGACGTACCAAAGATCGACCTTCTCACTCTGACTCCATCACAGCATTTGTTACAACTGTAGATCGTGGGCGCACAACCTGCGTTACCGATGATGGCGTGGTTATCACCGCTATGAAAGCGCGTGAGCTAGGACCTAAATCAGTTGTTGTCGGAGACCTTGTTGAAATTGTTGGAGATGTAACAGGAACAGAAGGAACGCTTGCCCGAATTGTTACTGTCAACGAGCGCACAAACTCATTGAGTCGCACAGTCGATGATGCAGCCCGAGTTGAGCGAACCATCGTTGCAAATATTGATCAACTACTTATTGTCGTAGCGTCTGCAAACCCTGAACCGCGTCGTGGTCTTATTGATCGCTTCCTGGTCAGCGCATTCCACGAATCGATTAAACCCATCATTGTGGTCACAAAGGTAGATGTCTCCCCCGTGCCAGATTTCATCAAAGAGTACGCAGCTCTCGGCGTGGACATCATTACTACTTCTTCAAAGAGTGAAGATCGCGCAAAGGATGTTGCGGGAATTCTTGAAATCCTCGATGAGAAGATCTCCGTTCTTGTTGGCCACTCAGGCGTAGGTAAATCAACTCTTATTAACGATCTCGTTCCCGAAGCAGATCGCATGACCGGCGATGTAAACGATGTAACCGGTCGCGGTCGCCACACATCATCGAGCGCGATTGCTCTGCCGCTGGTCAACGGTGGCTGGATTATTGATACCCCTGGAATTCGCGCATTTGGCCTTGCTCACCTCAATAAAGAGCGCATCATCGAATCGTTTCCCGATATCTATCAGGTCACTCAAACATGTATGCCGAACTGTTCTCATCACGAAGCATCCTGCGCTCTCAATCCGTGGATCGACTCAGATGCCGCCTTGCATGATGAACGCCTCATTAGAGTCACCAGTTTGCGCTCTCTCTTGGAAGTGAAGCCACTCACCGACGAGTAA